Sequence from the Seriola aureovittata isolate HTS-2021-v1 ecotype China chromosome 6, ASM2101889v1, whole genome shotgun sequence genome:
AATATGGCTACAGGCCAGAAAATTAGTTTTGACAGGCAAATATATGAGCACCTGGCAAATTAAGTGTTGAGCCAGCGCTTCTGATTAACATCTCTACAAAACCTCCACAGATATATGTCCCAGCCATTCACAGATATGAGAGTATAAAAATATTACAGCAGTTTTAAATCACACTTTATACTCAATTTGAAATACTTGAAAAGGGAGTGTAAAACCTGCAGTATGAACCGATGCTGTAAAAGGCTCACAaagtcaaagtgtgtgtgaggacgctgctggttgtgtgtgtgtgtgtgtgtgtgtgtgtgtgtgtgtgtgtgtgagagagaaagagagagagagagagagagagagagagagcgagagagagagcgagagagagtcACTCTCCCCAGCCCCCTGCCCAATTTTCACAGAGGCTGGGTTTCATCAGGTTTTGTATTTCAGACCTATTGATTATCTGCAGTGAGGGGGCACTGTGACAAAACCTCAGCAGGAGTTCTCCATCTGTAATGAGCCATGTGCCAAAAACAGgctctctccttcacacacacacacacacacacacacacacacacacacacacacacacacttgctctgCTGTGTTATTGCTTCCCTGGTTATGAAAGAGAGGTATAGAAATATGCTCTCTAATAAAAGCAGTAAGGCTCATGCTGGTGAATGCTTCTTTTATAGGATGATCCAATCTGCTGtgaatcaataaaaacattcacagtaCAGCGCATTTATACCCTTAACACACATATAACATCTTGGGCTGTATTTCGTCTTATTCTGTATGTTTCATGTGAATGTTACAATTGGTTAGCTGATCGATTCGCTTTCAGTGAGGCCCAGTAGCCCCTGTGGTCCTCTCTTCCTAATCGATTCTTATCTCCCTGACCTTTGAGTCTCCTGTACACATGAGTGCGGCCTAAAGGTGCAAACACGGAGATGGAGAGCGGCACGTACAGCTCTGCAGAATGCAGCACACTTACCAGCCAGACTACTCGGCACACAGATTACACACAAGTAGGTTTGAAGTTTTAAGATCTCAATTATTAATTTCGAATCCTCGGGACcttagataaagatgaaaagCCGTTACCTCCATTTTCACGGTACATGGCTTCCATCTTGTGGCGGGAAGAAGAACAGCCGCCCATGGACGTCACTGTCGTAAataagaaacacacacctcGTGGCAGTGTCGCTTGACGGCAATGTGTAATTTTAGAAAATCGACATGGCTTCCTCGGTAAtttgcagagaaacacagagcaggTATACAGCAGCtgtcattaaatatgaaaacaaatagcTTACGGACTTAACGGTCATGTCTACCATTAGTTCACTACAAAACCAGTCGTAAATGTCGCATGTGGTGCTTTGAATTAACCTCCTGTTAGCTAGCAGACCTGTAAAGTGACCAATGGGATTCTTTTTTGACACTACCATTTCAGGGTGAGTTCAGTGCTAAACAGAGACGTGAAGCAGTATGGAAAGAAGTACATGTTTGACTGCAATGAGGAGACGTGCTGGAATTCAGACCAGGTAAATCTACAGCTGTGTCCAAGTGCCATACAGTACTATTCTGTGTACAGTCTGTACTGGTTACTAATTGTCCTGGTATTCTGTTTTTGCAGCTACTAACTAATCAAGATACGTCATCGTTTTATTctaacaggaaatgacacaatACTCAAACTGCACCTTTAGAGTGCCACCTAAACctagtaaagaaaaaaaaatgttttctgttctcaCCACTATTTACAGTACGTGTTATTTTTGCAGCTGTTAGAAGCTCTTCCATTTCTATTGTGTATAGCATTGGAATCAAGTACATCAACTGTGCACTACTTGCAAAACCTGATTACAAAGACGCTCAAGATAATGTTCCCATAGACTTCCCTCAGCTACCTGGATCTTACACTGTTTGTGTCGCAATGAGTCATtatgaaaattttattttttgcagggTGAATGTCAGTGGGTGTCTCTGGAGTTCCCCCAGTCTGTCACGCTATCAGAATTAAAGGTCCAGTTCCAGGGAGGCTTCTCTGCAAAAACATGCAAGCTGGAAGGTGAAACCCAGAGATTACATTTTCCAACTGTAAACCTCATCACAAATGGTGTCCTAATGTGACTATCCACAGccaccttctttttcttttctttctttttttttttttttttttttaaccattttctaTTGCAGGTGTGACAAGATAAGGTAAATGATTTTCCACTTGTGCTCTCTGCAGGTTGCCTTAAAGATGGAGACTTTACAGTGATCAGCCATATTTACCCAGAAGACAACAACTCGCTTCAGATATCCTTCATTCTTACTATGCAGCATTTGTGAGGAGAGATTAGAATGGTTAGCTGGGTAcctagattttttttcttttaatttcagtgGGGTGgcaaaatctgaaaagctgctgtatattttcttcttctgctgctatTTACATTTAACTCCTGATTATGCATTATTCATAATTTACAGACTATGATGTGTTCCATAAATAATCTTTAGTTTGAACAGAGCTACTGTATCAGACAAATCTCAGTAATCCatgatagatttttttaaacatagtTAACACTTAATGTTAATACCCAGTGCAGTTGCTGTAATACAGTAAAAACTCAGTCTGCCAATCTACACAAGGGTTATTACAGCAGCTCAGGCTGCACCTGTCACTCTAGGAACTATGTGCTTCCTGTTGGTGTTCTAGATGGGTCGTAATAAGTAACTGACAATATTTTCCTAGGCATGCTTTACATTATTACCATGCTTATCTTGTTCTTAACTCCACACCCACAGCTTTCCCATACAGGAGGCCCCTGCAGTggacaaagtaaaaataatatttgagaATAGTGCCGACTTTTTTGGGAGAATTATTGTTTATTCCTTGGACATCCTGGGGGAAAACGCTTCATGACCATTTTTTAACCCTCTCGTGAGAGAGGAAATGACCCCTGAGTAAAGTACAGGACACAGAATGGTGTGGTGGCACTTGGGAAGCATGTCATCTGCACTGCCACCTCCTCAACTGATGTGAATTTGGCCTTTTTTGGTATGGACATTTTCATGGATCTATCTGGCATTCTCTCTTCATTACCTAAGGACAGGAGGCATGGCATGGAGTCtgaatcagtgttttaattGCAGATTTAAATGGGTTTGTTGTGTTGATAAGAGCACTTGTAATCCCTTATAATCTATATCTATATTGTGCCTTTGAGATGAAGTGGCATTCAAGTGGAACaaacagtataaaaatacatttttattaaaacttgtTTACAGTCTTTTTTTGCTGTCcaccaaccaaacaaaaaataattctGCTACATAAAAGGGAATGCACATATATGGAATAAACTATTTATAAATTAACAAATGCAGTTTACTCAGTGTAAATGTCTCTGCATATGTATTGATCTATTACAATGACTTGTAATTATAACAGGCATTTTAGTCATCTACAAATGACAACTGGATGTAGATCTGAGATTATCTGTGTCAGGCTGTCccttccatttatttattttaactagTGTCATGTCGACGTTGGTGTTGGCTTGTAGAGTTTCAGAATATGGTCCTCCAACACTTTCTGAACTAGGaaacaaaatacatgaaattgtTAATTCACTACAGCAAAACATTCTTTACAGtaagataaaaagaaatcatatttgTCAGGTAGAAGACAATACATACTCTTTTTGTGTCCAAGGGCAACAGCTAAGGCCATTGGGCTGTACCCAGAATCAGACTCAATGGTCATGTCTGCTCCTTTGGCTGAAACAGAGTACAGTAGTGGCCATTAGTAAAAGCATTTAAACAGAATTTGCTagaatttattaatttatggACATGCAATGTACCTAAGAGTGCCTCTACACATTTGATGTGGTTCCCTCGTACAGCATAAAGAAGAGGAGTTCCACCATTCtgagaataaaatacaaaagtgTTCAttaagagcaaaacaaacacatacattgtAATTCTATTTCAATGTTTAATAGACTTTGTCAGCCATCTTAATAATGTGTGTTGGCTTGCCATAACTAGTAAATTTTGCAGATTTCTGATGATGCGTGACATaaagaaagtcataaaagtaCCCAGTCGTAAGTGTTAATGTCTACTCCATGTCTGAGAAGAGACTCGACAATGTCCACATAACCTCCAGAGCTGGCCAGTGTCAGGGCACTCTCTCGCTCCCTCGCGATTGTTTTGGGGTCTGCACCCTGAAATATAAATGCAATAAACATTAGTGAGATGGTGCATTTAGTCTTAATGACATGTGCATTTCTTTATGGTCAGCAGCAGTTGCTTACTTCTAACCTTTTCCAAGAGAAAATCCACCATTGCTTTCTCTCCAAACGCTGCTGCCCACATTAGAGGTGTAAAGCCCCGTTCATCCTGTTTGCTGAGCAATGAACTGTCTGCAAAATAAAACCGATCACAGCCCGACAGAAGGAATTTTATACAATTTAGTACTGGTGAAAATCTGCATCGTGTTTTACTGCTTGGTGGATAGCAGTGAGATCCAGACCCCTCACCTTTACTCAGATGTGCAGCCACTTGTGAAACCTCGCCCTGAGCTGCCAGCTGGTGGATAGACAGAGCTAATGGAAATAAAATCTTCATATCTTCATGTGATCAAGCCAATGAAAATACAATGATTGCTTGTCTAACACAACTTTCTTAAACCTTTGTACTTACAGTCTAATGTTGCTGGGCGAACTGTAATCTCATTCCCACGCTGTTTGTTGGTCAGAGTTGTGGAGTGTTTGAACAAACCCTCTTCATCCACATCCATGTTCTCTGGAGACACCAGCCCAGTCAGATGAACCACAGCCATGTCAGAGGAAGCAagatattaaatgttaaattgattattttaaaaatcagatgACTTCATGTTACACATGATGCCTAACATatattaaaagacaaaataaaaaggggTCAAATACCATTGGACGTCTCATCTCTGGACTCGTAGGGACATGCGTTAGCGTTAGTTGCCTGAATATTTTGGCCATCTGCAACCTCATCATCACCTCTGGTCTCCATGatcactgcaataaaaaaagacacGAACTACTAAATACTGTGGTGTTGCCATCAAGAAAAAGTAGCCTAAATTTTGTTtataaaacaaattacattGTAAACTCACCACATCCAGCCTCACAGTCTAATTTGCGCTAACTTCCTTTTGGGAAAACTGAAAGtaaaaatcatttcaattcACGCGACGGATATCACTGGCCATCGAAGTGTGCCTACGGTACATTACTTATCGCTCAGCTGATTTACTATTTAATGAATCaattattttaacaaaacaGAGGAATCACCCCGTGTAACGTAGCACAGCGTCTGGCACTCTTTGAAGGaagaactgtttttacataatcaATATTTCTGTCCGGAATATTGTCGTGTGacacatgacaacaaaaacacgGAAGAAGCAGGAACCAGCTGACATAACACGCTAACGGCTGCACTGTTGTTGTCAAATTCCTATTGTAACAACAAGCTTGCATTATGGAGGACCAAgagatgcagctgaaagttAGACGAGGTAAATACAAGCTACATAAAATCACCATTTCACTTACCTCATTGTTACCTAGCAGCTAAGCCAGTAGCTGTTAGCTCACCTTTGCCGCTAAGCTAATGCTGTGCCGCCAGTATTGTGATTAAGCTGTCCTATGGCCATTTTTCCGTGTCCGCTGGTTTTGGACGTTTCCCTCCGTTGTTTCTAACACGGCTCCTGtatcctctctgtctgtctttctttgacTCTACAGTGTCTGACAAGTTCACGGAGAGCATGTACGTACTGGCTAACGAGCCGTCAGTGGCTCTCTACAGACTGCAGGAACACGTCAGGAGGTCGCTGCCTGAACTGGTGCAGCACAAGGTATTCAGATTATGTTGTACTGTTGTAGACCACAGACTATATAAAAAGGTGAAGACAAAAACCGCGAGCTAGTGCGTGTGATCAGACGACATTTTGTTGGGGAATGGGGTTTGGTGTATTCACAGTATAATTGTGTGAGCCCCCTTAAAAGCCCAGTTCTTCATTTTGTCCTCACATTACAACGTCATTATGTCTCAGCTGTCTCAGTAAAAATGCAGTTTAAATTCGTCAGTTAAAACTGAGGAAGACAATAGTAAAGACACAACTccttaaattaataaatcatttctaCTTAAgcctgtattttattttggaggccttttttacagcagacattttgacttgacaCAGAAGGAAAGcgcaggtgttactaataacattaacactgCCTCTGTACTCCTCAGTTGTCTcagtaagccatgacagtgagccagcatgaatAATACCAGGAGCCTGAAATTGAAGCAAGTAAATGGATTCATCCACcattaatttgattatttacacCTTTGCTTGTCTTACCGCTGCATGTCAATATGTCACAGGGGTCCATTTGCTGATATtactttctcactctctcacttccttgtttccgtgtttttgtttttgtgttggttAGTGTATACAGTGAGTTAAAGAGGTACTTTGTAAGTAATAGCTGATGATTTAGGTACCATTCACCTTTTAGAATacaggtttgtttgtgttcactttTGCATAACAACCCACaaaatatatctaaatatatactGATAAGTTCAAAAAATTATGACTGGTACTCTGAGCAGTCTGCGGCTGTACAGCCCCATAACATTTCTTCCACAACCAACAGGTTATGAGAACAAGCTGTTCACTCACCATGTCATGTATCTGAGAGATACGAGATAATCGACAATATTCACTTCATCAGTGAGTGGTCataatgttttgcttttacttttttctcaCTTCCCACACAGACAGATATGCAGAGCTGGGAGGAGCAGAGTCAAGGAGCCATCTATACTGTGGAGTATGCATGCAGGTGAGAAAATGCACAGACCTACATATTTTCCCAAATCACAGTGGCCCAATAATATGACTGTTAACACTGTCATTGGTATGCTGGTTTTTGCAGTGCTGTGAAGAGCATGACGAACAGCAGCatgtatttcaaaaatattgACAGTCTGCTCCGTCAAGCCATCAGCATGAAGGAACAGATTAGCAACTCTCAAGGACGCAGGTAGGAGGCAGCAGTGAACATCTTCACTGAGACATGGTGGTGTCCAGAGTGTAGGGGTGGGCAATATgacattgttttaaaattataatGATATTACACTAACATATGCATATGGTGCCATAGAGCATAgttaatcagtgtttttgatttattgtgttAAAGGCGTTATTATTCATCTGTTAAGATAGAAGGATCACTGTTCTCTGGTCCTTTACTGGACTTTGTTGGACCTGACACGCCTATTtccttaaaaatgtgaaaataaggCTGCTGattgaaaaagcaacaaaatgtgtaaatttaAATGCACACTGATTTGTTGAGCAGCAAAGTTAGTTCTGTGCTGCTGTCGGCTAACTCAACTCTTCCATGTATGACACATAATTTTAGCTTTAAAACTGAAAGAATAAGCCTATAAATATACACTTTAATGTATCTACATTTTTTTGATTATGAAACTTGTATATAAATGCAGTGCCTGTGGGTATGACATATTTGAAGGCCCAATTATATATGATGTAATAATAcacatttctgaaaaacaaaaacaaaatgccttTATCCCTGTGTGTGTATAGTAAAGTGTCAGTATGAGAGCCTTTCTCACTTTGCCAAATCATCTCATCTTTGGAGTTGGTTTTCATGCGCAGTTATCTTTCCAAACCAATAGTGATTGACATAATTACtgtcaatatttaaaaaagccAGATAATCATAGAGCATATCACCCACCCTGACTAAAGTGTCAAAGATCCACTTGTGGGTCCTTGtactttcacattttcagtggCTCAGTGTCTCGACTTTTATCCTGTTTGTATTCATTCTTTGCTCCACATCATACCTTTTGTTCATGTATgacatttgtttctgtttgttttattctatccattatttataataatttggatcaattaatatttttgcaCATCagctaatatgttttttttttggcaatttattCCCCCAGTACAAAATATTGATCCTGTTCTGAACTCTTTGTAGTGAATAGGAgtgtcatgttttctgttgtgtttctttgtgttgtttctttatttcccaCTGACACCTGCATGCAGCTTACATGATGTGACCCATTCTCCTAGTCCCCTTGTCTCTGCTCCACATGCCCCATCCACTTCCTCATGACCTCTGAACAGAGGTGTCCAGGTCAGTAGTTTCTCCCAACATGACAAAATCACACTCTAAGGCCTctattaagacataaaatgttttgttagcGAGTTATAAATTAGTGAAATGTGCAGTAAAATGACCTTTCAATTCATTTTGTAAACattgttttaatgtcttatttaaGTGTTCAAAATTATTCTACTTTTAAATTGAATTATATTTTCTAGAATTAATTTAAAGTTGATATGAAATAATTttgaacaacacaaaacaaaacactctgCACATTGTGCACAAATATTTGGCAAAAAGCTGCCATATACAGCGAAATAAAGTATTTACATTATTACAGTGAAAGCTATAAATTTGCCAGATTGATATTTGGGCAACATTGGTGTGTATGAgatttaaatcaaattcattGATACGAAACACTACAAATTATACAAAATATCAATATGTTTTTCATTGAACTAAAAATGCCATAATGCCAACAGGAGAAATCAGTTGATGAATGTGTAAAGttgggtttgtttttaaatctcagtCCCGTGTTGTCTAATCAGTCAGGATAAACATGTTGCGTGTAGAATAATACAAATGGACAGTTTTACACCTGTTTGAGATGACACTTATGTTAGCAGTCCTCTTTTGACATGTATAGAAGTCATCAGTGTCTTAAACCATAAGCTCAGCTTCCTTTATGTCACACAAGAGTAGAGTCTTTTGCAGAGATCCCTGACTTGCGTGCAAGGACACTCCTCATCTCATTGTTGACCCCATTCCAGGGTTTAGCCTGGGCCTGCAGTAGACCAGATTCAGTAGACAGGGTCCTGTGCATTCTGGGACAGCTGCCACCGCTGCTGTAGCCGTCTTTATCACTAGCCTGGCCCTGTGACCCTCCAGCAGGGGAGTACTGCTGTTGCTGGTATGGTTCTCGTTGTCTCGGGTTGCTACATTGAGGGAAGGGGGAGATCTGATGTTGGAGGTGAGACTGGCTGCGGTGCATCCGTGGTTTGTCCACACCAATTTTGAGCTCGCAGGGCCGAGATAAAGGCGTGTTGCTGCTTCGGTGGTCATTCTGGTAGAGGGTGTCGAGGTGGTCACTGTGATAGTGCTTAGCACTATAAGAAGCTTTGACCAGAGAGTGAATTACAACGACCAGCAGGATCAGGATCCCTGAAGACAGGACACAAGCACTGGCAATACCTGTCTCCACCTCAAATATTAGGAGCATAAAGATGGACATTGCTGccaaggaagagaaagaggaaggagaaaaacagaatttacTCACACAGAAGAAATACTAAATCCTTTCCTCTATTTTTAGCAAACAATGTTAATCTGTAATGGGACATTAAACTGTGCAAAGCAGATTTTGAAAGTTGTTATTTTCTACTTAAATCCCTGCTTCCTACTCTCACAGGACACGTTTTACAAGTTAGGAATTACAAAAATGTGTCTCATTTTGTTGAAATTATATATAAAGGCCAATTGTTCTCATCTGAGTTGTCTATGTTTGTCTGCAGGAAGAGGACCATGGACTCTGGCATGCTAAAGGAAGGGGGAGAAAAACACAGCTCTGGGATGTGACGTGACTTCCTTAGCTGGTGGTGTTGTTTTCTACAGTCCCTTGCTCTGCAACTTCTTGATTGCCGCTAAAGTGGGGTCATCAGGACGACACCTCCTCATCACAATGGAGTGACTGCCTCCAGTGACCCCACAGTACAAGCCGCTCAGTGGAACAGAGCACCACAGCGCTGCCAGGTTCagcattaaaaacacttaaGTCATGGACGCTGCTCAAAGAATGCATTGTTCTCTTGGACTCGCTGGATGGACCAGAAAGAAAGCAGCAGGGCTGTTTTTGCCTCTGCTGTTGAAAATCCACTGCAGTGCCCATGTTTTGGACACTagttttcagggtttttttgtgtttgttgttagaCTGAAAAGTACCCAGCATGCAAATTATAAAAGCTtagtacacatacacattgaaAACAGAGAAGTGTGCTAGAAAGCAATAACAGGTGCCTAGCACTAACCCGTGTTTCAGTTCTTAAATGTACCTCCATGCCAGATTGGGTGAAATGTTCCAGAGAATTCAGActcttaaaaaaacaagagaatcacatttttcacttttattttcttacctgCCAAGTAGACAGAAACCCCCAGGCAGAACAGTCCAATAGCCACATGTCGTACAGCTCTGCTGTCCAAAAGGAACCAGTCTGCTCTGTTGCAAGAAATGACATGTTTAGTGTCTTGGCTCATAATGTGTTTACACTTTAACATTGCTACTTTAGCTTTTAAATAAATCCATGATTTTATGcaatttctgtcatttctgttttggcagttttcttttgttacaCCTTCTTTGTTATACAATCAAACTTCTCTaattcctttttatttcttccctgATAAGTTTTTATATCTGAGCTGTAGGTCCTAAATCATTTGATTGATGATTATTTTGGTCAGTTTAAATGCTAGATGTTTTGTGCAGCT
This genomic interval carries:
- the borcs8 gene encoding BLOC-1-related complex subunit 8 isoform X2, which translates into the protein MEDQEMQLKVRRVSDKFTESMYVLANEPSVALYRLQEHVRRSLPELVQHKTDMQSWEEQSQGAIYTVEYACSAVKSMTNSSMYFKNIDSLLRQAISMKEQISNSQGRRKRTMDSGMLKEGGEKHSSGM
- the borcs8 gene encoding BLOC-1-related complex subunit 8 isoform X1, translated to MEDQEMQLKVRRVSDKFTESMYVLANEPSVALYRLQEHVRRSLPELVQHKTDMQSWEEQSQGAIYTVEYACSAVKSMTNSSMYFKNIDSLLRQAISMKEQISNSQGRSLHDVTHSPSPLVSAPHAPSTSS
- the nr2c2ap gene encoding nuclear receptor 2C2-associated protein, with protein sequence MASSVICRETQSRVSSVLNRDVKQYGKKYMFDCNEETCWNSDQGECQWVSLEFPQSVTLSELKVQFQGGFSAKTCKLEGCLKDGDFTVISHIYPEDNNSLQSFPIQEAPAVDKVKIIFENSADFFGRIIVYSLDILGENAS
- the tmem221 gene encoding transmembrane protein 221; protein product: MTLKYSQRSLIVLSLLGILSAIMSVLSVILIFQLQSQQASVKESPPSTSSVIPAHVWAVLLPVSTVLSALSLTLNLSSVVVCLLHSYFSTEVCRGEQDTERADWFLLDSRAVRHVAIGLFCLGVSVYLAAMSIFMLLIFEVETGIASACVLSSGILILLVVVIHSLVKASYSAKHYHSDHLDTLYQNDHRSSNTPLSRPCELKIGVDKPRMHRSQSHLQHQISPFPQCSNPRQREPYQQQQYSPAGGSQGQASDKDGYSSGGSCPRMHRTLSTESGLLQAQAKPWNGVNNEMRSVLARKSGISAKDSTLV
- the rfxank gene encoding DNA-binding protein RFXANK codes for the protein METRGDDEVADGQNIQATNANACPYESRDETSNENMDVDEEGLFKHSTTLTNKQRGNEITVRPATLDSLSIHQLAAQGEVSQVAAHLSKDSSLLSKQDERGFTPLMWAAAFGEKAMVDFLLEKGADPKTIARERESALTLASSGGYVDIVESLLRHGVDINTYDWNGGTPLLYAVRGNHIKCVEALLAKGADMTIESDSGYSPMALAVALGHKKIQKVLEDHILKLYKPTPTST
- the borcs8 gene encoding BLOC-1-related complex subunit 8 isoform X3 gives rise to the protein MEDQEMQLKVRRVSDKFTESMYVLANEPSVALYRLQEHVRRSLPELVQHKTDMQSWEEQSQGAIYTVEYACSAVKSMTNSSMYFKNIDSLLRQAISMKEQISNSQGRSPLVSAPHAPSTSS